A single Curtobacterium sp. MCSS17_015 DNA region contains:
- a CDS encoding cobalamin-independent methionine synthase II family protein: MPLQNSTDRILTTHTGSLPRTPELTALLVARDQGKPFDEQALREETAAVLAATVDAQLDAGLDVVNDGEVPRVGFSTYIRERLSGFGGSGHRKPTLDSVKFPEYAAFQARQIDEGAEFARVWDTPVAQGLLQYDEERAGIREDLDGFDRELARNAAAGRVPEGTFISAATPGIVATTLLLDDANPHYADHREYVFALAEQLRVEYEEIVARGHVLQLDAPDLAMERVIHFGNASLDEFLAAVDLHVDALNHALRNIPKEQTRLHVCYGNWQGPHQDDVPVDVLLPHLYRAEVGSFSIPFGNPRHAHEFPAFRDLPLPEDAVLVPGVIDVTTNYLEHPQLVANRIVEAAEAVGDPTRIVAGTDCGLATFASYEFVASDVAWAKLRALTEGAEIASRRLFG; this comes from the coding sequence GTGCCGCTGCAGAACTCGACCGACCGCATCCTCACGACCCACACCGGGTCGCTCCCCCGGACGCCGGAGCTGACCGCACTCCTGGTCGCCCGTGACCAGGGGAAACCCTTCGACGAGCAGGCGCTCCGCGAGGAGACGGCGGCGGTGCTGGCCGCCACCGTGGACGCGCAGCTCGACGCCGGACTCGACGTCGTCAACGACGGCGAGGTGCCCCGCGTCGGCTTCTCCACCTACATCCGGGAGCGACTGTCCGGCTTCGGCGGGTCCGGGCACCGCAAGCCGACGCTCGACTCGGTGAAGTTCCCCGAGTACGCCGCGTTCCAGGCGCGACAGATCGACGAGGGTGCCGAGTTCGCCCGCGTCTGGGACACCCCGGTCGCCCAGGGGCTGCTGCAGTACGACGAGGAACGCGCCGGGATCCGCGAGGACCTGGACGGCTTCGACCGCGAACTGGCGCGGAACGCCGCGGCCGGTCGTGTTCCTGAGGGGACCTTCATCTCCGCGGCGACGCCTGGCATCGTGGCGACGACCCTGCTGCTCGACGACGCCAACCCGCACTACGCCGACCACCGCGAGTACGTCTTCGCCCTCGCCGAGCAGCTCCGCGTCGAGTACGAGGAGATCGTCGCCCGCGGACACGTCCTGCAGCTCGACGCACCGGACCTGGCGATGGAACGTGTGATCCACTTCGGCAACGCCTCCCTCGACGAGTTCCTCGCCGCGGTCGACCTGCACGTCGACGCCCTCAACCACGCCCTGCGGAACATCCCGAAGGAGCAGACCCGGCTGCACGTCTGCTACGGCAACTGGCAGGGCCCGCACCAGGACGACGTGCCCGTCGACGTGCTGCTCCCCCACCTCTACCGCGCCGAGGTCGGCTCGTTCAGCATCCCGTTCGGCAACCCGCGGCACGCGCACGAGTTCCCGGCGTTCCGCGACCTGCCGCTGCCCGAGGACGCCGTGCTCGTGCCAGGGGTCATCGACGTGACGACCAACTACCTCGAGCACCCGCAGCTCGTCGCGAACCGCATCGTCGAGGCAGCCGAGGCCGTCGGCGACCCGACCCGCATCGTCGCCGGCACGGACTGCGGCCTGGCGACCTTCGCGAGCTACGAGTTCGTCGCCTCCGACGTGGCGTGGGCGAAGCTCCGCGCGCTGACCGAGGGCGCGGAGATCGCCTCCCGCCGCCTGTTCGGCTGA
- a CDS encoding magnesium chelatase, producing MNRPDITTVGELRAAGHVQKSVRAEIRDNLLAALREGRDPWPGLHGFETTVIPQLERALIAGHDVVLLGERGQGKTRLLRTLNGLMDEWTPVITGSELGEHPYEPITTASIRRAEDLGDALPISWVHRDERYVEKLATPDTSVADLIGDVDPMKVAEGRSLGDPETIHFGLIPRGHRGIVAINELPDLAERIQVAMLNVMEERDVQIRGYVLRLPLDVLIVASANPEDYTNRGRIITPLKDRFGAEIRTHYPIELADEIAVIRQEAQLTAEVPDPLVEILARFTRALRESAAVDQRSGVSARFSIAGAETVSAAAVHRAARQGEPEAVARPIDLETAVDVLGGKIEFESGEEDRADEVLEHLLRTATAETVRSRFRGLDFGVLVDALEAGTMVTTGEQVSARDFLAGLPSLGESDLYDQVCARVGATSDGERAGAIELALEGLFLARRISKESGGGEAAYGM from the coding sequence GTGAACCGACCTGACATCACCACGGTCGGCGAGCTCCGCGCTGCTGGGCACGTCCAGAAGTCGGTCCGCGCCGAGATCCGCGACAACCTGCTCGCCGCCCTCCGCGAGGGCCGCGACCCCTGGCCCGGCCTGCACGGGTTCGAGACCACCGTCATCCCGCAGCTCGAACGAGCGCTCATCGCCGGACACGACGTCGTCCTGCTCGGCGAGCGCGGGCAGGGCAAGACCCGACTGCTCCGCACCCTGAACGGGCTGATGGACGAGTGGACGCCGGTCATCACCGGCTCGGAGCTCGGCGAGCACCCGTACGAGCCGATCACCACGGCGAGCATCCGCCGTGCCGAGGACCTCGGCGACGCGCTCCCGATCTCGTGGGTGCACCGCGACGAGCGGTACGTCGAGAAGCTCGCGACGCCGGACACCTCCGTCGCGGACCTGATCGGCGACGTCGACCCGATGAAGGTGGCCGAGGGTCGCAGCCTCGGCGACCCGGAGACCATCCACTTCGGACTCATCCCCCGTGGTCACCGCGGCATCGTCGCGATCAACGAGCTGCCCGACCTGGCCGAACGCATCCAGGTCGCGATGCTCAACGTGATGGAGGAGCGCGACGTGCAGATCCGCGGCTACGTGCTGCGCCTACCGCTCGACGTGCTCATCGTGGCGAGCGCGAACCCCGAGGACTACACGAACCGTGGACGGATCATCACGCCGCTGAAGGACCGCTTCGGCGCCGAGATCCGGACCCACTACCCGATCGAGCTGGCGGACGAGATCGCGGTCATCCGACAAGAGGCGCAGTTGACCGCCGAGGTGCCGGACCCGCTCGTCGAGATCCTCGCCCGCTTCACCCGGGCCCTGCGCGAGTCCGCGGCGGTCGACCAGCGAAGCGGTGTGAGCGCTCGCTTCTCGATCGCCGGCGCCGAGACCGTCTCGGCGGCCGCCGTCCACCGCGCGGCCCGGCAGGGTGAACCCGAGGCCGTCGCCCGCCCGATCGACCTCGAGACCGCGGTCGACGTCCTCGGCGGCAAGATCGAGTTCGAGTCGGGGGAAGAGGACCGCGCCGACGAGGTGCTCGAGCACCTCCTCCGGACCGCGACCGCCGAGACCGTCCGCTCACGCTTCCGCGGGCTCGACTTCGGCGTCCTCGTCGACGCGCTCGAGGCGGGCACCATGGTGACCACGGGCGAGCAGGTCAGTGCGCGGGACTTCCTGGCCGGCCTGCCGTCGCTCGGCGAGTCCGACCTCTACGACCAGGTGTGTGCGCGCGTGGGAGCGACGAGCGACGGCGAACGGGCCGGCGCGATCGAGCTCGCGCTCGAGGGCCTGTTCCTCGCCCGACGCATCAGCAAGGAGTCCGGCGGGGGCGAAGCAGCGTATGGGATGTGA
- a CDS encoding VWA domain-containing protein: MASRPNRRLSRDSRYGRYEGGPDPLAPPVDLAEALDAIGQDVMAGTSPERAMREFLRRGGRSQRGLDDLARLVAEKRRELTSRNNLDGTLQEIKQLLDEAVLAERGQLARDTAMDDGDRALAELQLDSLPASPAAAVSELNGYDWTSPTARQKYEQIKDLLGREMLDQRFAGMKQALENATDEDRAAVAQMMQDLNELLDAHRRGEDTQEQFDEFMRQHGDQFPSNPQNVDELLDDLAARAAAAQRMRNSMTQDQRDELDALAEQAFGSPALMGALSQLDEALRALRPGQDWGGSEGMDGEQGLGLGDGTGVFQDIADLDALADQLAQVGPGSELDDLDLDALAQQLGDQAAVDARTLQQLEKALRNSGAMQRGTDGQLRLTPKAMRQLGKSLLKDVAERMSGRQGARDLRRAGAAGDRSGSTRPWEFGDTEPWDVTRSITNALTRTAGDATRTGAAVRLQIEDVEVQETEARTQAAVALLVDTSFSMAMEDRWVPMKRTALALHTLISTRFRGDDLQLIAFGREAEVMDVEQLVGLDAMWDKGTNLHHALLLANRHFRKHPNAQPVLLIVTDGEPTSHLEPDGQVFFSYPPDPVTIALSVRELENAHRLGAKTTFFRLGDDPGLARFVAGMARRVEGTVTAPENEDLGVAVVGSYLGARRGSGSAFGDDGPWGSAFGRFD, translated from the coding sequence GTGGCTAGTCGGCCGAACCGGCGGCTGAGCCGCGACAGCCGGTACGGCAGGTACGAGGGCGGCCCGGACCCGCTCGCCCCGCCCGTCGACCTGGCCGAGGCGCTCGACGCCATCGGCCAGGACGTGATGGCCGGCACCTCGCCCGAGCGGGCCATGCGGGAGTTCCTCCGCCGCGGCGGGCGCTCGCAGCGCGGACTCGACGACCTCGCCCGGCTCGTCGCCGAGAAGCGCCGCGAGCTGACGAGCAGGAACAACCTCGACGGCACCCTGCAGGAGATCAAGCAGCTCCTCGACGAGGCCGTGCTGGCCGAACGCGGGCAGCTCGCGCGCGACACGGCGATGGACGACGGCGACCGGGCACTGGCCGAACTGCAGCTCGACAGCCTGCCCGCATCGCCCGCCGCCGCGGTCAGCGAGCTGAACGGCTACGACTGGACGAGTCCGACGGCCCGCCAGAAGTACGAGCAGATCAAGGACCTGCTCGGCCGCGAGATGCTCGACCAGCGCTTCGCGGGCATGAAGCAGGCGCTCGAGAACGCAACCGACGAGGACCGGGCCGCGGTCGCGCAGATGATGCAGGACCTCAACGAGCTCCTCGACGCCCACCGCCGGGGCGAGGACACACAGGAGCAGTTCGACGAGTTCATGCGGCAGCACGGTGACCAGTTCCCGAGCAACCCGCAGAACGTCGACGAGCTCCTCGACGACCTCGCCGCCCGGGCCGCCGCGGCCCAGCGGATGCGGAACTCGATGACGCAGGACCAGCGCGACGAACTCGACGCCCTGGCCGAGCAGGCGTTCGGCTCCCCCGCGCTGATGGGCGCGCTGTCCCAGCTGGACGAGGCCCTCCGCGCGCTCCGCCCCGGCCAGGACTGGGGCGGCTCCGAGGGCATGGACGGCGAGCAGGGGCTCGGCCTCGGCGACGGCACCGGGGTCTTCCAGGACATCGCCGACCTTGACGCCCTGGCCGACCAGCTCGCCCAGGTCGGCCCCGGCTCCGAGCTCGACGACCTGGACCTCGATGCCCTGGCGCAGCAGCTCGGTGACCAGGCCGCCGTCGACGCCCGGACCCTGCAGCAGCTCGAGAAGGCGCTGCGGAACTCGGGCGCGATGCAGCGCGGCACCGACGGGCAGCTCCGGCTGACCCCGAAGGCGATGCGGCAGCTCGGCAAGAGCCTGCTCAAGGACGTCGCCGAGCGGATGTCCGGTCGGCAGGGTGCGCGTGACCTCCGCCGTGCCGGTGCCGCGGGCGACCGCTCGGGCTCGACCCGTCCGTGGGAGTTCGGCGACACCGAGCCGTGGGACGTCACCCGCTCGATCACGAACGCGCTCACGAGGACGGCGGGCGACGCCACGCGGACCGGTGCCGCTGTCCGCCTGCAGATCGAGGACGTCGAGGTGCAGGAGACCGAGGCCCGGACCCAGGCCGCGGTCGCATTGCTCGTCGACACCTCGTTCTCGATGGCGATGGAGGACCGGTGGGTCCCGATGAAGCGGACCGCCCTGGCCCTGCACACGCTCATCTCCACGAGGTTCCGCGGCGACGACCTGCAGCTGATCGCGTTCGGTCGTGAGGCCGAGGTGATGGACGTCGAGCAGCTCGTCGGCCTGGACGCCATGTGGGACAAGGGCACGAACCTGCACCACGCCCTGCTGCTGGCGAACCGGCACTTCCGCAAGCACCCGAACGCACAGCCGGTGCTGCTCATCGTCACCGACGGCGAGCCGACGTCGCACCTCGAACCCGACGGGCAGGTGTTCTTCAGCTACCCGCCCGACCCCGTCACGATCGCGCTGAGCGTGCGGGAGCTCGAGAACGCCCACCGGCTCGGCGCGAAGACGACGTTCTTCCGACTGGGCGACGACCCGGGGCTCGCGCGCTTCGTGGCCGGCATGGCCCGGCGGGTCGAGGGGACGGTCACCGCACCGGAGAACGAGGACCTCGGCGTCGCGGTGGTCGGGTCGTACCTCGGCGCCCGACGCGGGTCGGGGTCGGCCTTCGGCGACGACGGCCCGTGGGGCAGCGCCTTCGGCCGCTTCGACTGA
- a CDS encoding SCO1664 family protein — MTVQRDSGEGDGFTGLDAASASVPSAPGELRITGRIREASNATFVARLDGENVVYKPIEGEKPLWDFPDGTLAGREVAAYLVSETLGWDVVPQTWLGDGPFGPGMIQRWQDIDRAQDAVDLLPSEEAAAAVAAGTVREVLDAVDENDQAVTLVHEDSAALRRMAVFDVVTNNADRKGGHVLAMPDGHRFGVDHGLTFHVEHKLRTVLWGWIGERLTDDEVDGLQRLSEALRGPLGASLREHLSDDELSALRGRCAALAAVRSFPPPDGHGPAVPWPVF, encoded by the coding sequence ATGACCGTCCAGCGCGACAGCGGCGAGGGCGACGGTTTCACCGGACTCGACGCCGCCAGCGCCTCGGTGCCGAGCGCGCCGGGCGAGCTCCGCATCACCGGACGCATCCGCGAGGCCTCGAACGCCACCTTCGTCGCCCGCCTCGACGGTGAGAACGTGGTCTACAAGCCGATCGAGGGTGAGAAGCCGCTGTGGGACTTCCCGGACGGCACACTCGCTGGCCGTGAGGTCGCCGCCTACCTCGTCTCCGAGACGCTCGGCTGGGACGTCGTGCCGCAGACCTGGCTCGGTGACGGCCCGTTCGGCCCCGGCATGATCCAGCGCTGGCAGGACATCGACCGCGCCCAGGACGCCGTCGACCTGCTCCCGAGCGAGGAGGCCGCAGCGGCCGTCGCGGCGGGGACCGTGCGCGAGGTGCTCGACGCCGTGGACGAGAACGACCAGGCGGTCACCCTGGTGCACGAGGACTCCGCCGCGCTCCGTCGGATGGCGGTCTTCGACGTCGTCACGAACAACGCGGACCGGAAGGGCGGTCACGTGCTGGCGATGCCCGACGGGCACCGGTTCGGCGTGGACCACGGCCTGACCTTCCACGTCGAGCACAAGCTGCGCACCGTGCTGTGGGGCTGGATCGGCGAGCGCCTCACCGACGACGAGGTCGACGGGCTGCAGCGTCTGTCCGAGGCACTCCGCGGTCCGCTCGGCGCGTCGCTCCGCGAGCACCTCAGCGACGACGAGCTGTCGGCCCTCCGCGGGCGCTGCGCCGCGCTCGCCGCGGTCCGGTCGTTCCCGCCGCCGGACGGCCACGGCCCCGCCGTGCCCTGGCCCGTCTTCTGA
- a CDS encoding DUF3090 domain-containing protein produces MPPIVHGFDWPDRLVVGTIGRPGERSFYIQARDGRRVVSVAIEKEQSAVLADKIDELLDEVATVEDNRFSVPDAAPSELRDGDPLDQPVEPEFRAGALSLGFDPATAQVVIEAYPIDEDVEVFAESTGDGDEVEAVVELPEPSELLQVKIPVGTARAFVERTREIVAAGRPNPPELG; encoded by the coding sequence ATGCCCCCCATCGTCCACGGCTTCGACTGGCCGGACAGACTCGTCGTCGGCACGATCGGACGCCCGGGCGAGCGGTCGTTCTACATCCAGGCCCGTGACGGCCGCCGCGTGGTCAGCGTCGCGATCGAGAAGGAACAGTCGGCCGTCCTCGCCGACAAGATCGACGAACTCCTCGACGAGGTCGCCACGGTGGAGGACAACCGGTTCAGCGTCCCCGACGCCGCGCCGTCCGAACTGCGCGACGGTGACCCGCTCGACCAGCCGGTCGAGCCCGAGTTCCGTGCCGGCGCCCTGAGCCTCGGCTTCGACCCGGCCACCGCGCAGGTGGTCATCGAGGCGTACCCGATCGACGAGGACGTCGAGGTCTTCGCCGAGTCGACGGGCGACGGCGACGAGGTCGAAGCGGTCGTGGAACTGCCCGAGCCCAGCGAACTGCTGCAGGTCAAGATCCCGGTCGGGACCGCACGGGCCTTCGTCGAGCGGACGCGGGAGATCGTCGCCGCGGGCCGACCGAACCCGCCCGAACTCGGATGA
- a CDS encoding MSMEG_4193 family putative phosphomutase produces MATVLLVRHGRTTANATGLLAGRTAGVALDSVGKRQAAATAERIAAVPLAAVVSSPLERCRQTARAITAFQPGEPQQLVERGIIEADYGQWQNRKISDLATEPLWRVVQANPSAVVFPGGESMQTMQSRAVAAVRRLDAQIEAEHGADAVWVAVSHGDIIKSVLADALGMHLDLFQRIAVGPASVSIVRYGEHRPEVVATNTESGDLSWLARAAAPTGDATVGGGAGHDAPDEPTRPGAASP; encoded by the coding sequence ATGGCGACCGTCCTCCTCGTCCGGCACGGGCGCACCACCGCGAACGCGACCGGACTCCTCGCGGGTCGGACGGCCGGCGTGGCCCTCGACTCCGTCGGCAAGCGACAGGCTGCCGCCACGGCGGAGCGGATCGCCGCGGTGCCCCTCGCCGCCGTCGTGTCCAGCCCGTTGGAACGGTGCCGGCAGACCGCCCGCGCGATCACGGCGTTCCAGCCGGGCGAACCGCAGCAGCTCGTCGAGCGGGGGATCATCGAGGCCGACTACGGCCAGTGGCAGAACCGGAAGATCAGCGACCTCGCGACGGAGCCGCTCTGGCGTGTGGTGCAGGCGAACCCGAGCGCCGTGGTGTTCCCCGGCGGCGAGTCCATGCAGACCATGCAGTCCCGGGCGGTGGCCGCGGTCCGGCGCCTCGACGCGCAGATCGAGGCCGAGCACGGTGCCGACGCGGTGTGGGTCGCGGTGAGCCACGGCGACATCATCAAGTCCGTCCTCGCGGACGCGCTCGGCATGCACCTGGACCTGTTCCAGCGGATCGCCGTCGGTCCGGCCTCGGTGTCGATCGTCCGCTACGGCGAGCACCGGCCGGAGGTCGTCGCGACGAACACCGAGTCCGGCGACCTGTCCTGGTTGGCGCGGGCAGCGGCCCCGACGGGCGACGCGACCGTCGGCGGCGGTGCCGGTCACGACGCCCCCGACGAGCCGACCCGGCCGGGGGCCGCCTCTCCCTGA
- a CDS encoding BLUF domain-containing protein, with protein sequence MLVSIVYMSVATHEFGDDELTEMLAAARLRNEALGVSGLLVVKGGRFMQLLEGPAWSVDDRFAAIERDPRHHSIRSLIREDIEHRRFDGWSMAYRGLDDADIAAEEGFSPFLSGTLEFAPSFDRTSAAWLLKWFRDRDLVED encoded by the coding sequence GTGCTGGTCTCCATCGTCTACATGAGCGTCGCGACGCACGAGTTCGGTGATGACGAGCTCACCGAGATGCTCGCCGCCGCTCGGCTGCGCAACGAGGCGCTCGGCGTCTCGGGACTGCTCGTCGTCAAGGGCGGCCGGTTCATGCAGTTGCTCGAGGGCCCGGCCTGGAGCGTCGACGACCGGTTCGCCGCGATCGAGCGGGATCCGCGGCACCACAGCATCCGCTCGCTCATCCGAGAGGACATCGAGCACCGCCGGTTCGACGGCTGGTCGATGGCGTACCGGGGCCTGGACGACGCCGACATCGCGGCGGAGGAGGGCTTCAGTCCGTTCCTGTCCGGCACGCTCGAGTTCGCCCCGTCCTTCGACCGGACGAGCGCCGCGTGGCTGCTGAAGTGGTTCCGCGACCGGGACCTCGTCGAGGACTGA
- a CDS encoding AI-2E family transporter: MPFFRSTPAPPATPPTEPSPGVRAVWSDSFGRLATRCLQVIIILVIVAGIVYASQVLSVVTIPVLLALIIASAMHPVVSWLRRHGFPSVFATLTVLLGVLVVLGLLGYLIVVAVENQWSSLQKSAVQGFQQLQDFSTTLPFAVSDSQVDDAVQTATDFVTSAQFGSGALAGASATANFLTGLVLMIVVLFFFLKDGPRIWEFLLRPFTGASYTRARRVGDRVVSTLGGYVRGTATVAAVDAIGIGVGIAIVGVPLALPLAVIVFITAFIPIVGATAAGILAALVALVALGPVQALFVVGIVVVVNQLEGNFLQPVLMGKTLRLHGLVILIGLTAGTVLAGITGAIISVPLLAAAWGAVKVWDGPDLAAEPWRQKRSEDVEDHERANKRAKRREKAQKARAERREKAEKARAKQAAKAAKAG, from the coding sequence ATGCCGTTCTTCCGCTCCACTCCAGCCCCGCCCGCGACTCCGCCGACGGAGCCGTCGCCCGGCGTGCGGGCCGTGTGGTCCGACTCGTTCGGCAGACTCGCGACCCGGTGCCTGCAGGTCATCATCATCCTGGTCATCGTCGCGGGCATCGTCTACGCCAGCCAGGTCCTCAGCGTCGTCACGATCCCTGTGCTCCTGGCGCTCATCATCGCCTCGGCCATGCACCCGGTGGTGTCCTGGCTCCGCCGACACGGTTTCCCGTCGGTCTTCGCGACGCTGACGGTGCTCCTCGGGGTGCTCGTCGTCCTCGGGCTCCTCGGGTACCTGATCGTCGTCGCCGTCGAGAACCAGTGGTCGAGCCTGCAGAAGTCCGCCGTGCAGGGGTTCCAGCAGCTGCAGGACTTCAGCACGACGCTGCCGTTCGCCGTCTCCGACAGCCAGGTCGACGACGCGGTGCAGACGGCCACCGACTTCGTCACGAGCGCGCAGTTCGGCTCGGGCGCCCTCGCCGGTGCCTCGGCCACCGCGAACTTCCTCACCGGCCTGGTGCTGATGATCGTGGTGCTGTTCTTCTTCCTCAAGGACGGCCCCCGCATCTGGGAGTTCCTGCTCCGTCCCTTCACCGGCGCCTCCTACACCCGCGCCCGCCGCGTCGGTGACCGCGTCGTGTCGACCCTGGGCGGCTACGTCCGCGGCACCGCCACCGTCGCCGCGGTGGACGCGATCGGCATCGGCGTCGGCATCGCCATCGTCGGCGTCCCCCTCGCCCTCCCGCTCGCGGTCATCGTCTTCATCACGGCCTTCATCCCGATCGTCGGCGCCACCGCGGCGGGCATCCTGGCCGCACTGGTCGCACTCGTCGCGCTCGGCCCGGTCCAGGCGCTGTTCGTGGTCGGCATCGTCGTGGTCGTCAACCAGCTCGAGGGCAACTTCCTCCAGCCGGTGCTCATGGGCAAGACGCTCCGCCTGCACGGCCTGGTCATCCTGATCGGCCTGACCGCCGGCACCGTCCTCGCCGGCATCACCGGCGCGATCATCTCGGTGCCGCTCCTGGCCGCAGCCTGGGGCGCTGTGAAAGTCTGGGACGGCCCGGACCTGGCCGCCGAGCCGTGGCGCCAGAAGCGCTCCGAGGACGTCGAGGACCACGAGCGTGCGAACAAGCGCGCCAAGCGGCGCGAGAAGGCACAGAAGGCGCGCGCCGAGCGCCGCGAGAAGGCCGAGAAGGCCCGCGCGAAGCAGGCCGCCAAGGCCGCCAAGGCCGGCTGA
- a CDS encoding ScbR family autoregulator-binding transcription factor, producing MTMPTPVPGRGTDRRTAILDAAAVEFDRQGFGAASIAGIAKAAGVSQGAIHFHFRTKQAIALGVIDEQNARTFAAVTFADPSPLGGLVVASRTIAGLLLEDPVVRAGIRLSLENRVFSGATSAFYDQWIASVVDVFRLAVAAGEVDSTVSAEALGATVVPWFTGVQLVSDVRAARADLLPAVGTMWRVLTHACVAPAHRVRLLAVVDRAFACPPA from the coding sequence ATGACGATGCCGACACCCGTGCCGGGACGCGGGACGGACCGCCGCACCGCGATCCTCGACGCGGCGGCCGTCGAGTTCGACCGGCAGGGGTTCGGAGCAGCGAGCATCGCCGGGATCGCCAAGGCGGCCGGGGTCAGCCAGGGCGCGATCCACTTCCACTTCCGCACGAAGCAGGCGATCGCGCTCGGGGTGATCGACGAGCAGAACGCCCGGACCTTCGCCGCCGTCACGTTCGCCGACCCGTCGCCGCTCGGTGGACTGGTCGTCGCGTCGCGGACGATCGCCGGGCTCCTGCTCGAGGACCCCGTCGTGCGCGCGGGCATCCGCCTCTCCCTCGAGAACCGCGTCTTCTCCGGGGCGACCTCGGCCTTCTACGACCAGTGGATCGCGAGCGTGGTGGACGTCTTCCGGCTCGCCGTGGCCGCGGGCGAGGTCGACTCGACCGTCAGCGCGGAAGCGCTCGGAGCCACCGTCGTGCCGTGGTTCACCGGCGTGCAGCTCGTCTCGGACGTGCGTGCCGCTCGGGCGGACCTGCTCCCGGCGGTCGGGACGATGTGGCGCGTGCTCACGCACGCCTGCGTGGCCCCGGCACACCGCGTCCGGCTGCTGGCCGTCGTCGACCGCGCGTTCGCCTGCCCGCCCGCCTGA
- a CDS encoding helix-turn-helix transcriptional regulator has translation MTTGGGPTDVPTNLLGAYLQARRGLVTPEQVGIPAGGVRRVPGLRREEVAMLAGVSTDYYLRLERGRDTHPSPQVLDALARVLGLDDVEQAHLRDLAEPARRSRPRRSAERVPARLHALLAALDVPAFIEGRAFDVLATNDLATAFSPRLRVGENRLRSLLLDPEERAFHRDWDRAVAQFIGAFRRSVADDVQDQRVVELVGELSLASGRFRQLWARQDVRALEGGSITVDHPVVGQLHLHRDKLPVDGMVLVLYYADAGSESAERLGLLASLVGGTRSGA, from the coding sequence GTGACCACAGGCGGAGGCCCGACCGACGTCCCGACCAACCTGCTCGGCGCGTACCTGCAGGCACGACGGGGACTCGTGACGCCGGAGCAGGTCGGCATCCCGGCCGGTGGTGTCCGACGCGTGCCGGGCCTCCGTCGTGAGGAGGTCGCGATGCTCGCCGGCGTCAGCACCGACTACTACCTCCGACTCGAGCGGGGTCGGGACACCCACCCGTCACCGCAGGTCCTCGACGCACTCGCCCGCGTGCTGGGGCTCGACGACGTCGAACAGGCGCACCTCCGGGACCTCGCCGAGCCCGCCCGGCGAAGTCGACCCCGCCGGAGCGCTGAACGCGTCCCGGCCCGGCTGCACGCGCTCCTCGCGGCGCTCGACGTCCCCGCGTTCATCGAGGGTCGCGCGTTCGACGTCCTCGCGACGAACGACCTGGCGACCGCGTTCTCGCCCCGGCTGCGGGTCGGTGAGAACCGCCTGCGATCACTGCTGCTCGACCCGGAGGAGCGGGCGTTCCACCGCGACTGGGACCGTGCGGTCGCCCAGTTCATCGGGGCGTTCCGGCGGTCGGTCGCGGACGACGTGCAGGACCAGCGGGTCGTCGAACTCGTGGGGGAGCTGTCGCTCGCCAGTGGGAGGTTCCGACAGCTGTGGGCGCGGCAGGACGTCCGGGCGCTCGAGGGCGGTTCGATCACGGTCGACCACCCGGTCGTCGGGCAGCTGCACCTGCACCGCGACAAGCTGCCCGTCGACGGAATGGTGCTCGTGCTCTACTACGCCGACGCGGGGAGCGAGAGCGCCGAGCGGCTCGGGCTGCTCGCGTCGCTCGTGGGCGGCACCCGCTCGGGGGCGTGA
- a CDS encoding SDR family NAD(P)-dependent oxidoreductase, whose protein sequence is MDITTRSVAIIGATSGIGLELARRFRDAGSTVVIGGRRAELLDRLRAEGFGTVTIDVTDAASVAAARTTVLDLLPELDTVMTMSGIGLPEDLRDPAHFADAERTIDVNVLGTIRVVDAFTPHLLARGSGTIVTVSSGIGFLPFPLMASYGTSKAAVHAYSEALRAQLAGTGVDVAELVPPAVATSMGTSNPNALDLGAFGAEVMTLLAQEPTPHEVLVQGVLMHRWAERDGTYDDLVAQRSRALAMLPGRTGTVA, encoded by the coding sequence ATGGACATCACCACACGCTCAGTCGCCATCATCGGTGCCACCTCCGGCATCGGCCTCGAACTCGCCCGGCGCTTCCGCGACGCCGGCAGCACCGTCGTCATCGGCGGCCGCCGGGCCGAGCTGCTCGACCGGCTCCGCGCCGAGGGCTTCGGCACGGTCACGATCGACGTCACCGACGCGGCTTCGGTCGCTGCGGCCCGTACCACCGTGCTCGACCTCCTGCCCGAGCTGGACACCGTCATGACGATGTCGGGCATCGGGCTCCCCGAGGACCTCCGCGACCCGGCGCACTTCGCCGACGCCGAACGGACGATCGACGTCAACGTGCTCGGCACGATCCGGGTCGTCGACGCCTTCACCCCGCACCTGCTCGCGCGGGGGAGCGGCACGATCGTCACGGTGAGCTCGGGCATCGGCTTCCTGCCCTTCCCGCTCATGGCCTCGTACGGTACCTCGAAGGCGGCCGTCCACGCCTACAGTGAGGCGCTCCGAGCACAGCTCGCCGGGACGGGCGTGGACGTCGCCGAGCTGGTGCCGCCGGCGGTCGCCACGAGCATGGGGACCAGCAACCCGAACGCGCTCGACCTCGGCGCGTTCGGTGCCGAGGTGATGACGCTCCTCGCACAGGAACCGACACCGCACGAGGTCCTGGTGCAGGGTGTCCTCATGCACCGGTGGGCAGAACGCGACGGCACCTACGACGACCTCGTGGCGCAGCGCTCGCGCGCGCTGGCGATGCTGCCCGGACGGACCGGGACGGTCGCGTGA